One Bacteroidota bacterium DNA window includes the following coding sequences:
- a CDS encoding DUF4294 domain-containing protein has protein sequence MTKFAYIVRVISAMILLLLFVSDGVFAQLKNISQNDMNIPFQNNIMLTAFPYHGETLPTLTLKEFPVIAVRTFKSEKDKLAYFKLKRDVRKAYPYAVLASIKLKEYDAILVNVPENKRAPFLKKTEKELKEQFEADLKNLTMNQGRILIRLINRETGMTTYKVIKDYRGGFSAFMWQSLGLLWGNNLKWTYDPSKGEDMLIEGIIQEIQDKEV, from the coding sequence ATGACAAAATTCGCTTACATAGTTCGGGTAATTTCAGCAATGATTCTTTTACTCTTGTTCGTTTCAGACGGAGTTTTCGCTCAGCTAAAAAATATTTCACAGAATGATATGAATATTCCTTTTCAGAATAATATCATGCTGACTGCATTTCCTTATCATGGTGAAACTCTTCCTACGCTTACTCTTAAAGAGTTTCCTGTTATAGCAGTTCGCACTTTCAAAAGTGAAAAAGATAAACTTGCTTATTTTAAACTGAAGCGCGATGTGCGAAAAGCATACCCTTACGCTGTGCTTGCATCCATTAAGCTAAAAGAGTATGACGCGATTCTTGTCAACGTTCCTGAAAATAAGCGCGCACCTTTTTTGAAAAAAACAGAGAAAGAACTTAAAGAGCAGTTTGAAGCCGATTTAAAAAATCTTACCATGAACCAGGGAAGAATTCTGATCCGTCTGATCAATCGTGAAACAGGAATGACAACTTATAAAGTGATAAAAGATTATCGCGGTGGATTCTCCGCATTTATGTGGCAGTCGCTCGGGCTTTTATGGGGAAATAATCTAAAGTGGACATACGATCCTTCCAAAGGAGAAGACATGCTGATTGAAGGAATCATTCAGGAAATTCAGGACAAAGAAGTTTGA
- a CDS encoding aquaporin, with protein sequence MRKYIVEFIGTFFLVLAVCLSGGNFLAPLGIGATLMVMVYMGGHISGAHYNPAVTFAVWLRGKISPKDSLFYMLVQFIAAFAAAYFFFLIWGRSIGGPKPATEINILKPLAVEMVFTFALALVVLSVATSKKTAGNSYYGLAIGFTVLAGAIIAGPISGGAFNPAVGMGPILVDTIFGSCPCHPEQFLWIYIAGPFTGSTVAAIVYRIINPDEFV encoded by the coding sequence ATGAGAAAATATATTGTTGAATTCATCGGAACATTTTTTCTTGTTCTTGCTGTATGTCTTTCTGGCGGCAACTTTCTTGCCCCCCTTGGCATTGGCGCTACACTGATGGTGATGGTGTATATGGGCGGGCATATTTCTGGCGCTCATTATAATCCTGCGGTAACATTTGCCGTTTGGCTAAGAGGAAAAATAAGCCCGAAAGATTCTTTGTTCTATATGCTGGTTCAGTTTATTGCTGCGTTTGCCGCAGCTTATTTTTTCTTTCTCATTTGGGGAAGAAGCATTGGCGGACCGAAACCGGCAACTGAAATCAACATCCTCAAGCCGCTTGCTGTTGAAATGGTTTTCACCTTTGCGCTTGCTTTGGTTGTGCTGTCTGTAGCCACTTCAAAGAAAACTGCAGGCAATAGTTATTATGGTCTTGCAATTGGATTTACTGTTTTAGCAGGAGCAATTATTGCGGGACCGATATCTGGCGGAGCATTTAATCCCGCAGTTGGCATGGGACCTATTCTCGTGGACACAATTTTCGGCTCATGCCCTTGTCATCCTGAGCAATTTCTATGGATTTACATTGCCGGACCATTTACAGGCAGCACGGTTGCGGCAATCGTCTATCGTATAATAAATCCTGATGAATTTGTTTGA
- a CDS encoding 3-hydroxybutyryl-CoA dehydrogenase has translation MQQISVIGCGTMGNGIAHTFAQFGYKVSLVDIKQEFLDKAIATITKNIDRQVAKGSITEADKQNTLKNISTFIKLEDGAKNADLVVEAATENSELKLNIFKQLDSICKPDAILASNTSSISITKISSVTKRADKVIGMHFMNPVPLMKLVEVIRGKATSDEVTKIVMELSRKLKKIPVEVNDAPGFVANRILMPMINEAIYALHEGVSGVEEIDTVMKLGMAHPMGPLQLADFIGLDVCLSIMKVLEDGFSSLKYAPCPLLVNMVAEGNFGVKSGKGFYQYSAGSKELVVAERFRKNQTSLS, from the coding sequence ATGCAGCAAATATCAGTTATCGGATGCGGAACTATGGGCAACGGAATTGCCCACACTTTTGCGCAGTTCGGATATAAAGTTTCGCTGGTTGACATCAAGCAGGAATTTCTGGATAAAGCAATTGCAACCATCACAAAAAATATTGACAGGCAAGTTGCGAAAGGAAGCATTACAGAAGCGGATAAGCAGAATACATTAAAAAATATTTCCACTTTTATAAAACTGGAAGACGGAGCAAAGAATGCAGATTTGGTTGTAGAAGCTGCAACAGAAAATTCAGAATTAAAACTGAATATCTTCAAACAATTGGATTCCATCTGCAAGCCCGATGCAATTCTTGCCAGCAATACTTCTTCTATCTCCATTACGAAAATCTCATCTGTAACCAAACGTGCTGACAAAGTAATCGGAATGCATTTTATGAATCCTGTGCCATTAATGAAATTAGTGGAAGTGATTCGCGGGAAAGCTACTTCAGATGAGGTAACGAAAATTGTAATGGAACTTTCCCGCAAGCTGAAAAAAATTCCTGTTGAAGTAAATGACGCGCCCGGATTTGTTGCAAACAGAATTTTAATGCCCATGATCAACGAAGCAATTTATGCCCTGCACGAAGGCGTTTCAGGCGTTGAAGAAATTGATACAGTAATGAAACTCGGAATGGCTCATCCGATGGGTCCGCTCCAGCTTGCAGATTTCATCGGGCTGGATGTTTGTCTTTCAATCATGAAAGTTCTTGAAGATGGATTCAGCTCTCTTAAATATGCTCCTTGTCCTCTGCTAGTAAATATGGTTGCTGAAGGAAATTTTGGAGTTAAATCCGGAAAAGGGTTTTATCAGTATTCTGCCGGAAGTAAAGAGTTGGTAGTTGCTGAAAGATTCAGAAAGAATCAAACTTCTTTGTCCTGA
- a CDS encoding pyridoxal phosphate-dependent aminotransferase family protein yields the protein MSEDFLHHRLKSREEQDLLRKLSPENNLVDFSSNDYLGFARSEELQKFITAELQTPNSKLRTGSTGSRLLTGNSQYAEDLEKFIAEYHKAEAGLIFNSGYNANLGLISSVAQKGDVIFYDELSHASIYDGVRLSKAESFPFRHNDISHLEERLKFYRSNHDSNSNCFVIVESVYSMDGDFSPLKEITSLCEEYNANLIVDEAHATGIFGPKGEGRVVELNLHEKFFARVHTFGKALGCHGAIVLGSEYLRNYLINYARSFIYTTALPVHSLVVIKSSYNYLLNSYDRMLKTNDLIKSFKSLVKDKSVTGFLESSSPIQSLVVEGNEEVKRISLLVRKDGFDVRPILSPTVPKGKERIRICLHTFNTLEEIKGLLSSLKKNSNLAVVKQELISE from the coding sequence TTGAGCGAAGACTTTCTACATCACCGTTTGAAGAGCAGAGAAGAACAAGATTTGCTCAGAAAACTTTCTCCCGAAAATAATCTCGTAGATTTTTCTTCCAATGATTATTTAGGATTTGCTCGCTCCGAAGAATTACAAAAATTTATTACCGCTGAACTCCAAACTCCAAACTCCAAACTCCGAACTGGTTCCACGGGCTCTCGTCTTCTTACCGGCAATTCACAGTACGCAGAAGACTTAGAGAAGTTTATTGCTGAATATCATAAAGCGGAAGCAGGCTTGATTTTTAATTCCGGCTATAACGCTAACCTTGGTTTGATTTCTTCGGTGGCACAAAAAGGAGATGTTATTTTCTATGATGAACTTTCTCATGCTTCCATTTACGATGGAGTGCGTTTGTCAAAGGCAGAATCATTTCCGTTCAGACACAATGATATATCACATCTTGAAGAAAGATTGAAATTTTACAGAAGCAATCATGACAGCAATTCAAATTGCTTTGTGATTGTTGAAAGTGTTTATTCTATGGATGGAGATTTTTCTCCTTTGAAAGAAATTACTTCTCTTTGTGAAGAGTATAATGCAAACTTAATTGTTGATGAAGCGCACGCCACCGGAATCTTTGGACCGAAAGGTGAGGGAAGAGTTGTTGAATTGAATCTCCATGAAAAATTTTTTGCACGTGTTCATACGTTCGGCAAAGCGCTTGGATGCCACGGAGCGATTGTTTTAGGAAGTGAATACCTGCGTAATTACCTTATCAATTATGCCCGCTCATTTATCTATACAACTGCACTACCGGTTCATAGTTTAGTGGTAATAAAATCGTCTTATAATTATCTTTTAAATAGTTATGATAGAATGCTTAAAACCAATGATTTGATAAAATCATTCAAATCGTTAGTAAAGGATAAAAGTGTTACAGGATTTTTAGAAAGTTCAAGCCCGATTCAGTCATTGGTTGTTGAAGGAAACGAAGAAGTAAAAAGGATTTCTTTGCTTGTTCGGAAAGACGGATTTGATGTTCGACCGATTCTCAGTCCAACAGTTCCCAAAGGAAAAGAAAGAATCAGAATTTGTTTGCATACTTTCAATACGCTGGAAGAAATAAAAGGACTGCTTTCTTCCTTGAAAAAAAATAGTAATCTTGCCGTTGTAAAGCAAGAGCTAATTTCTGAATGA
- a CDS encoding redoxin domain-containing protein produces the protein MPITIGQKAPNFNLPDQEKNMVSLEGLKGKNVVLLFFPAAFTGVCTKELCQTRDELSFYNGMNAKVYGVSVDMPFSLGKFKEMNGITFPLLSDFNKEAITAYDVCNENFSVGLKGVAKRASFVIDKEGTVVFAEVLPNPGDYPNFDGIKKALETAKQ, from the coding sequence ATGCCAATCACCATCGGACAGAAAGCGCCCAACTTCAATCTTCCTGATCAGGAGAAGAATATGGTTTCATTGGAGGGATTAAAAGGAAAAAATGTTGTTCTTCTTTTCTTTCCTGCCGCGTTTACGGGCGTGTGTACAAAAGAATTGTGCCAGACACGCGATGAGCTTTCTTTTTATAATGGAATGAATGCAAAAGTTTATGGTGTGTCTGTTGACATGCCATTTTCTCTTGGAAAATTCAAGGAGATGAATGGAATTACTTTTCCGCTTCTTTCTGATTTTAATAAGGAAGCTATCACCGCTTACGATGTGTGCAATGAAAATTTTTCTGTTGGATTGAAAGGCGTTGCCAAGCGCGCTTCGTTTGTGATTGATAAAGAAGGCACCGTTGTTTTTGCAGAAGTTCTCCCGAACCCTGGCGACTACCCGAACTTTGACGGAATCAAGAAAGCGCTGGAAACAGCTAAGCAGTAA
- the accC gene encoding acetyl-CoA carboxylase biotin carboxylase subunit — protein MKKVLIANRGEIALRIMRSCREMGISTVAVFSEADRNAPFVRYADEAVCIGPPPSSQSYLNGKKIIEVCKQLKVDAVHPGYGFLSENAEFARSVDKAGIIFIGPPAEAMEMMGDKLSAKATAKKHNVPMVPGTEGAIDDIKEAKKVAKEIGFPILIKASAGGGGKGMRIVEKENDLEEEVKRASSEAKSAFGDGSVFIEKYVEKPRHVEIQILADKHGNVVYLFERECSVQRRHQKVVEEAPSTVLTPEIRKKMGECAVSLSKACGYVGAGTVEFLVDAKKNFYFLEVNTRLQVEHPVTEMITGTDLVKEQIKVAQGEKLSFKQEDLKINGHSIEVRVYAEDPANNFLPDIGRLVSYKIPQGVGVRVDDGFEEGMDIPIYYDPMIAKLISYGKNREEAIARMIRAIDEYKIIGVETTLPFCKFVLKHEAFTSGNFDTHFVSKYFIPKKLFPESEDEAFVAALVSSRLMKTAKSNISNNHSASVSKWKKNRITEE, from the coding sequence ATAAAAAAGGTTCTTATTGCTAACCGCGGAGAGATTGCTCTTCGCATTATGCGTTCGTGCAGGGAAATGGGCATTTCTACCGTTGCGGTTTTTTCTGAAGCGGACAGGAATGCTCCGTTTGTTCGCTATGCGGATGAAGCGGTTTGTATCGGTCCGCCTCCTTCTTCACAATCTTATCTCAACGGAAAAAAGATTATTGAAGTATGTAAACAGTTAAAAGTTGACGCTGTTCATCCCGGCTATGGTTTTCTTTCCGAGAATGCTGAGTTTGCCCGTTCAGTTGATAAAGCCGGAATTATTTTCATCGGACCTCCTGCTGAAGCAATGGAAATGATGGGCGACAAACTTTCTGCAAAAGCTACAGCGAAGAAACATAACGTTCCAATGGTGCCCGGAACTGAAGGAGCAATAGATGATATTAAAGAAGCAAAAAAAGTCGCTAAAGAAATTGGATTTCCAATTCTCATCAAAGCAAGCGCTGGAGGTGGTGGAAAAGGAATGCGCATAGTGGAAAAAGAAAATGACCTGGAAGAAGAAGTCAAGCGTGCATCCAGCGAAGCGAAATCTGCTTTTGGAGATGGATCAGTGTTCATTGAAAAATATGTTGAGAAGCCAAGGCATGTGGAAATTCAAATTCTCGCGGATAAGCACGGCAATGTGGTTTATCTTTTTGAGCGTGAGTGTTCAGTTCAGCGTAGACATCAAAAGGTTGTGGAGGAAGCGCCATCAACCGTTCTCACTCCTGAAATCAGAAAGAAGATGGGCGAGTGTGCTGTGAGTTTGTCAAAAGCCTGCGGATATGTTGGAGCGGGAACGGTTGAGTTCCTTGTTGACGCAAAAAAGAATTTCTATTTTCTTGAAGTAAATACGCGCCTACAGGTTGAACACCCGGTCACAGAAATGATAACAGGAACTGATCTGGTGAAAGAACAAATCAAAGTTGCTCAAGGAGAAAAACTTTCTTTCAAACAGGAGGATTTAAAAATCAATGGACACTCCATTGAGGTGCGGGTGTATGCTGAGGACCCGGCAAATAATTTTCTTCCTGATATAGGCAGGCTGGTTTCGTATAAAATTCCTCAAGGAGTTGGAGTGCGTGTAGATGATGGCTTTGAAGAAGGAATGGATATTCCGATTTATTATGACCCGATGATTGCCAAACTGATTTCTTACGGAAAGAATAGAGAAGAGGCAATTGCAAGAATGATTCGCGCGATTGATGAATATAAAATCATTGGCGTTGAAACTACTTTGCCGTTCTGCAAGTTTGTTCTTAAGCATGAAGCATTCACCTCTGGAAATTTCGACACGCATTTTGTAAGCAAATATTTTATTCCTAAAAAATTGTTTCCTGAATCAGAAGACGAGGCATTTGTTGCTGCACTTGTTTCTTCCCGACTTATGAAAACTGCAAAGTCAAACATTTCAAATAATCATTCAGCTTCTGTTTCTAAATGGAAAAAGAACCGAATTACTGAAGAATAA
- the bioA gene encoding adenosylmethionine--8-amino-7-oxononanoate transaminase — MSLSSRDKNIIWHPYSQHQLNPDSIGIVKAKGAYVYDQKGKKYIDALSSWWTSIHGHTHPYIAKKVFTQLKKLEHVIFAGFTHEPAVELAERLLKKLPKNQKRIFFSDNGSTAVEVALKMSFQYWYNKGTPKTKVIAFENAYHGDTFGAMSVSERGAFTKPFDFGLFDVAFIDAPIKGKETESIQQLTSAINHQPSTIAAFIFEPIVQGVAGMVIHEAKALSEMIRICKANNIFTIADEVFTGFGRTGKFFASDYLSEKPDMVCLSKGLTGGTMAMGVTSCTAEIFNAFLSEDRMKTFFHGHSFTANPVACSASLASLDLIEKKSTKESIKRITKRHEKFSKALIGNKSIKEIRKIGVVLAIELKTSGETSYFNSIRDKATKFFLGKGILLRPLGNVIYLVPPYCISDKDLDYIYNSIEEFIGILK, encoded by the coding sequence ATGTCACTCTCATCGCGCGATAAAAACATCATCTGGCATCCATACTCGCAGCATCAGCTCAATCCTGATTCTATTGGAATTGTAAAAGCTAAAGGTGCTTATGTGTATGATCAGAAAGGGAAAAAATACATTGACGCGCTTTCATCCTGGTGGACTTCCATTCACGGACACACTCATCCTTACATCGCAAAAAAAGTTTTTACCCAATTAAAAAAACTAGAGCATGTCATCTTTGCCGGATTCACTCACGAACCCGCTGTTGAATTGGCTGAACGACTTTTGAAAAAACTTCCTAAGAATCAAAAAAGAATTTTCTTTTCTGATAATGGTTCTACTGCCGTTGAAGTTGCATTGAAGATGAGTTTTCAATACTGGTATAACAAGGGAACACCAAAAACAAAAGTGATTGCGTTCGAGAACGCCTATCACGGAGATACATTCGGAGCGATGTCTGTGAGTGAACGTGGAGCATTCACAAAGCCGTTTGATTTTGGATTGTTTGATGTGGCTTTTATTGATGCGCCTATTAAAGGAAAAGAAACAGAATCTATTCAACAACTCACATCAGCCATCAACCATCAACCATCAACCATTGCAGCATTTATCTTTGAGCCAATTGTGCAGGGAGTTGCCGGAATGGTAATTCACGAAGCCAAAGCACTCAGCGAAATGATTAGGATTTGTAAGGCGAATAATATTTTCACAATTGCGGATGAAGTGTTTACGGGATTTGGCAGAACAGGAAAGTTTTTTGCATCAGATTATCTTTCTGAAAAACCTGATATGGTTTGTCTTTCAAAAGGATTAACGGGCGGAACGATGGCGATGGGTGTTACTTCCTGTACTGCAGAAATCTTCAATGCCTTTCTTTCCGAAGACAGGATGAAAACTTTTTTTCACGGACATTCATTCACGGCAAACCCTGTTGCTTGTTCAGCTTCTCTCGCAAGTTTGGATTTGATTGAAAAGAAATCTACTAAGGAAAGTATAAAGAGAATTACAAAGCGACATGAGAAATTTTCAAAAGCACTTATTGGAAATAAGTCAATAAAGGAAATAAGGAAAATTGGTGTTGTTCTTGCGATAGAACTTAAAACATCTGGCGAAACGTCTTACTTTAATTCCATTCGTGATAAGGCAACTAAGTTTTTTCTTGGCAAAGGAATTTTACTTCGCCCGCTTGGAAATGTGATTTATCTTGTTCCGCCTTATTGCATATCCGATAAAGATTTGGATTACATTTACAATTCAATAGAAGAATTCATAGGAATATTAAAATGA
- a CDS encoding class I SAM-dependent methyltransferase, giving the protein MTGWIQDWFGSEYYCMLYKHRNADEAKLFLGNLVSLLKLSPKNKILDCGCGRGRHSIYLAEKEFDVTGIDISEKNIAEAKKSEKENLTFYIHDQRNFFRINYYNAVLSLFTSFGYFERDAENNKAVKSMTSALKKDGWLILDFMNSYKEIKELIPNEKMECKEVAFEIKRFIEDNSIVKEISVTDNGKGFSFREQVKAYTQRDLENFFAENGLEVLHLFGDYSLNKFDETKSERLILIGKKK; this is encoded by the coding sequence ATGACCGGCTGGATTCAGGACTGGTTCGGCTCGGAATATTATTGCATGCTTTACAAGCACCGCAATGCGGATGAAGCCAAGTTGTTTCTCGGCAATCTGGTATCCTTGCTAAAGCTTTCTCCCAAAAACAAAATTCTTGATTGCGGCTGCGGGCGGGGAAGGCATTCCATTTATCTTGCCGAAAAAGAATTTGATGTTACGGGCATTGACATCAGCGAAAAAAATATTGCCGAAGCTAAAAAATCGGAAAAGGAAAACCTTACCTTTTATATTCACGACCAAAGAAATTTTTTCAGAATAAATTATTACAACGCGGTGCTGAGTTTATTCACCAGCTTCGGATATTTTGAAAGAGATGCTGAAAACAACAAGGCGGTGAAATCAATGACCAGCGCTCTGAAAAAAGACGGATGGCTTATACTGGACTTCATGAACTCCTATAAAGAAATAAAAGAACTTATTCCGAACGAGAAAATGGAATGCAAAGAGGTTGCGTTTGAAATCAAACGATTCATTGAGGATAATTCCATCGTAAAAGAAATTTCTGTTACTGATAACGGAAAAGGTTTTTCATTCCGGGAACAGGTTAAAGCATATACTCAAAGAGACCTTGAAAACTTTTTCGCTGAAAACGGACTGGAGGTGCTACATTTGTTTGGCGATTACAGCTTAAATAAATTTGATGAAACAAAATCCGAAAGATTAATCCTCATAGGGAAAAAGAAATAA
- a CDS encoding ZIP family metal transporter, which produces MSGELIYILLFITVIISGSSVLFFQIGGKTLKLILAFSGAYLLAIAVLHLIPEIYSNANVKTGIFILAGFLLQILIEYFSEGIEHGHIHVHQHEEKTFPIAVMLALSVHSFIEGMPLAGEFTETKKSLATGIMLHNVPIAIALMSMLIQSGQKKGIAFFWLFVFALMTPLGALTGNLLEGNMHLITNYSNYLMAVVVGIFLHVSTTILFESSEQHRFHIMKLVTILAGMGLAIITA; this is translated from the coding sequence ATGTCAGGCGAATTGATTTACATACTCCTCTTCATTACAGTTATCATCAGCGGAAGCAGCGTTTTATTTTTTCAGATCGGAGGCAAAACACTGAAACTGATTCTTGCCTTCAGCGGAGCCTATCTTCTTGCCATTGCCGTTCTTCACCTTATTCCTGAAATATATTCAAATGCAAATGTCAAGACGGGAATTTTTATTCTCGCTGGCTTTCTTCTTCAAATCCTCATTGAATATTTTTCTGAGGGCATTGAGCACGGGCACATTCACGTTCACCAGCACGAAGAAAAAACTTTCCCCATCGCTGTGATGCTTGCTCTTTCTGTTCACTCTTTTATTGAAGGAATGCCGCTGGCTGGTGAATTTACCGAGACAAAAAAATCTCTCGCAACCGGAATCATGCTTCACAACGTGCCTATTGCCATCGCACTGATGAGCATGCTCATTCAATCAGGACAAAAAAAGGGCATTGCTTTTTTCTGGTTATTTGTTTTCGCGCTCATGACCCCGCTCGGAGCGCTCACCGGAAATCTTCTGGAAGGAAATATGCATTTGATTACCAACTATTCAAATTACCTGATGGCAGTGGTGGTAGGAATTTTTCTTCATGTATCCACCACCATCCTGTTTGAAAGCAGCGAACAGCACCGCTTTCACATCATGAAACTTGTTACGATTCTTGCAGGAATGGGGCTGGCGATAATTACTGCTTAG
- a CDS encoding aspartate aminotransferase family protein: MTNRQLFFNHLAQTSAAPPALEIKSAKGIYLYGADGKKYMDLIAGISVSNVGHGNPKVLSAIKKQLDKHSYLMVYGEYTVAPQVEYANLLFNYLPKKLNNIYFVNSGSEAVEGALKLAKRFSGRTEIIAFKNAYHGSTHGALSVMGNETMKQAFRPLLPDVRFIEFNNEKHLEQITNKTACVIVEPIQGEAGVISPKSQVPSPKSQGKNFLQLLRERCDETETLLIFDEIQTGMGRTGTLFAFEKYKVVPDILCLAKAFGGGMPLGAFISSKEIMSTLSHHPALGHITTFGGHPLSCVAGMETLKITNDELRMANSKSKLFKKLLVHPRIKEVRGEGLLLAVQFGSEEENKKIISRCMENGVITDWFLFCPSAMRIAPPLIITEKEIRKACEVILKSIEEVI, from the coding sequence GTGACCAACCGCCAGTTGTTTTTCAACCATCTGGCGCAGACCTCCGCTGCGCCTCCCGCTCTTGAAATTAAAAGCGCGAAGGGAATTTATCTCTATGGCGCTGACGGAAAAAAATACATGGATTTGATTGCTGGAATTTCTGTTAGTAATGTGGGGCATGGAAATCCGAAAGTGCTGAGCGCGATAAAAAAGCAGTTAGACAAGCACAGTTACCTGATGGTTTACGGAGAATATACTGTTGCCCCGCAGGTGGAATACGCAAATCTTCTGTTCAACTATCTGCCAAAGAAATTGAACAATATCTATTTCGTTAATTCAGGAAGCGAAGCGGTGGAAGGCGCGCTTAAACTTGCCAAGCGGTTTTCGGGCAGAACAGAAATCATCGCTTTTAAAAATGCGTATCACGGAAGCACACACGGAGCGCTGAGCGTGATGGGAAATGAAACGATGAAGCAGGCATTCCGCCCATTGCTGCCTGATGTGCGCTTTATCGAATTCAATAATGAAAAACATCTTGAACAAATTACAAACAAGACTGCATGTGTAATTGTGGAGCCGATTCAGGGAGAAGCAGGGGTAATAAGTCCCAAGTCCCAAGTCCCAAGTCCTAAGTCTCAAGGCAAAAACTTTCTTCAACTGCTAAGAGAAAGATGCGATGAAACCGAAACGCTTTTAATCTTTGATGAGATACAAACCGGAATGGGCAGAACAGGAACTTTATTTGCGTTTGAGAAATACAAAGTGGTGCCTGATATTCTTTGTCTGGCGAAAGCGTTTGGCGGAGGAATGCCGCTTGGCGCGTTCATCTCTTCGAAAGAAATCATGTCAACGCTTTCTCATCATCCGGCACTGGGGCACATCACTACTTTTGGCGGTCATCCGCTGAGTTGTGTGGCAGGAATGGAGACGTTGAAAATTACGAATGACGAATTACGAATGGCGAATTCAAAATCAAAGCTCTTCAAAAAACTTTTAGTTCATCCGCGCATTAAAGAAGTGAGGGGAGAGGGCTTGCTTCTCGCGGTTCAGTTTGGGAGCGAAGAGGAAAACAAAAAAATAATTTCACGGTGTATGGAGAACGGTGTGATAACCGATTGGTTTCTTTTCTGCCCTTCTGCCATGCGCATTGCGCCTCCGCTTATTATTACAGAAAAAGAAATAAGGAAAGCGTGTGAGGTGATTTTGAAAAGTATTGAAGAAGTAATTTAG
- a CDS encoding CoA-binding protein encodes MKTTVVIGASENRERYSNRAVRKLREHNHNVIAIGLKQGRISGIANGALGFDSVIIQTGFPKIEGVDSVSLYVGAKNQPVYYDYILSLKPRRVIFNPGAENPEFAKIIRDAGIESLEACTLVMLTTGVY; translated from the coding sequence ATGAAGACAACCGTAGTAATAGGCGCATCAGAAAATCGTGAGCGGTATTCAAACCGTGCGGTGAGAAAACTGCGGGAGCACAACCATAATGTAATTGCCATTGGTTTAAAGCAAGGAAGAATTTCAGGCATTGCAAATGGTGCCCTCGGGTTTGATAGTGTGATAATTCAAACAGGTTTTCCGAAGATTGAAGGGGTTGATTCTGTTTCGCTGTATGTGGGAGCAAAGAACCAGCCCGTTTATTACGATTATATTCTTTCCTTAAAACCCAGGCGCGTTATCTTTAATCCGGGCGCTGAAAATCCTGAGTTTGCAAAAATAATTCGTGATGCAGGAATTGAATCCCTCGAAGCCTGCACGCTAGTGATGCTTACTACAGGAGTTTACTAA
- the bioD gene encoding dethiobiotin synthase — translation MRKFFVTGIGTDVGKTVTSAILVEALKADYWKPVQAGTYYATDSENVKKWISNETSVIHPEAYKLREHKSPHEASEMEGVTVDFDKIVLPQTNNTLVIEGAGGVMVPVNKQYYIIDLIKKFDTETIVVIQNYLGSINHSLLTIDALKQRGIKIIGLVFNGSPHEPSRQIIESYSGLKTISWIVNEPTINKEVILKYAKDFQNI, via the coding sequence ATGAGAAAATTTTTTGTCACAGGAATCGGAACGGATGTCGGTAAAACTGTCACTTCAGCAATTCTTGTTGAAGCGTTGAAAGCAGATTACTGGAAACCCGTTCAGGCGGGAACTTACTACGCAACAGATTCTGAAAATGTGAAGAAATGGATCAGCAACGAAACAAGTGTCATTCATCCCGAAGCATACAAACTACGCGAACATAAATCTCCTCATGAAGCTTCTGAGATGGAAGGAGTCACAGTTGATTTTGATAAAATAGTTTTACCTCAAACAAATAACACATTGGTGATTGAAGGCGCAGGTGGAGTGATGGTGCCTGTGAATAAACAATATTACATTATTGATTTGATAAAAAAATTTGACACAGAAACAATTGTGGTAATTCAGAATTATCTTGGAAGTATCAATCATTCCCTCCTTACAATAGACGCCCTCAAACAGAGAGGAATAAAAATCATCGGACTTGTGTTTAATGGCTCCCCTCACGAACCTTCCAGACAAATCATTGAAAGCTATAGCGGATTGAAAACTATTTCATGGATTGTTAATGAGCCGACAATTAACAAAGAAGTGATTTTGAAGTACGCGAAAGATTTTCAGAACATCTGA